From Planctomycetota bacterium, a single genomic window includes:
- the accD gene encoding acetyl-CoA carboxylase, carboxyltransferase subunit beta has translation MAKGADATTRTWSEVRPQRRASIPEGLWLRCAGCAKMVYRRHLEANLHVCPECGLHNRISAAERVRQLADPGSFQERFAGLTSCDPLGFRDLKTYKDRLLAEQIKTGNTDAAKAGTCFIKGREAMLCCLDLTFMMGSMGSVVGEIVTRSIEHATRENLPLVIVSCSGGARMQESGLSLMQMAKTSAALARHDDAGGLFISVLTDPTTGGVTASFAMLGDVILAEPGALIGFAGPRVIQQTIRQELPEGFQRSEFLHKSGLVDRVVARANLRSEIARLIDYAGK, from the coding sequence ATGGCGAAGGGCGCCGACGCGACGACACGGACGTGGAGCGAGGTTCGCCCGCAGCGACGGGCGTCGATTCCCGAAGGTCTCTGGCTGCGGTGCGCGGGGTGCGCCAAGATGGTGTACCGCCGGCACCTGGAGGCCAACCTGCACGTGTGCCCGGAATGCGGGCTGCACAATCGGATCTCGGCGGCCGAGCGGGTGCGGCAGTTGGCCGATCCCGGCTCGTTCCAGGAGCGGTTCGCGGGGCTGACGTCGTGCGATCCGCTGGGGTTCCGCGACCTCAAGACGTACAAGGACCGCCTGCTGGCGGAGCAGATCAAGACCGGGAACACGGACGCGGCGAAGGCGGGGACGTGCTTCATCAAGGGCCGCGAGGCGATGCTGTGCTGCCTCGACCTCACGTTCATGATGGGGTCGATGGGCTCGGTGGTGGGTGAGATCGTGACGCGGAGCATTGAGCATGCGACGCGGGAGAACCTGCCGCTGGTGATCGTCAGTTGTTCGGGTGGCGCTCGGATGCAGGAGTCCGGGCTGTCGCTCATGCAGATGGCCAAGACGAGCGCGGCTCTGGCGCGGCACGACGACGCGGGCGGGCTGTTCATCAGCGTGCTGACCGACCCGACGACGGGCGGCGTGACGGCGAGCTTCGCGATGCTGGGCGATGTGATTTTGGCCGAGCCGGGGGCGCTGATCGGGTTCGCCGGGCCGCGGGTGATCCAGCAGACGATCCGCCAGGAACTGCCCGAGGGTTTCCAGCGGAGCGAGTTCCTGCACAAGAGCGGGCTGGTGGACCGGGTGGTAGCGCGGGCGAACTTGCGGAGCGAGATCGCGCGGCTGATCGACTACGCCGGGAAGTAG
- a CDS encoding NF038122 family metalloprotease, which produces MLLAALMFWWIAVVPPPASAQWTLTYVVGEQNATAALGRDRVMPMRMSLDRARLKLESILSGSTGNARFVVLWENPSSPTAVANATVSMFHTATVAIAKDKLTNQATADNEPASEVLLYESLPASSIPFRFDTATTLFATQVAIPNALNKHLAFQPTTEQTDGTIRFRPPSPTLKWQFWPKRDGPVLPEYELFEAVAIHESLHLLGFDSVAEASTTPSTLDSWDLFRFADTSVPIDAIEFETLPRELRPTVDATAITLLGSTTKAYKLSRGRRTGGDGFQAAHWRSLSLLTPPTAIGVMDPGGSFPMYSSLGKRLYTRADVEALDVMGWNVNPDAVQYTAADPVNLVAPAATAQFTTGEAITFSWQPGPFNDWSVFITRVEEIGNDNPIKVFYQLPPETTSVILEAAESLPPGEYVWSVVGATAAGYADSEDRSLTILPACDPDINCDGNIDQDDIVCIVSAVGGDPTCACGDPDFNQDGNLDQEDVARLTEVVAGGPCP; this is translated from the coding sequence ATGCTCCTCGCAGCCCTCATGTTCTGGTGGATCGCCGTCGTGCCACCTCCGGCGAGTGCGCAATGGACCCTGACCTACGTTGTCGGTGAACAGAACGCGACGGCCGCCCTGGGACGGGATCGCGTCATGCCGATGCGAATGTCGCTGGATCGGGCGCGACTTAAGCTGGAGTCGATCCTTTCGGGAAGCACCGGCAACGCTCGATTCGTGGTGCTCTGGGAGAATCCTTCGAGCCCGACCGCAGTTGCGAACGCGACTGTGTCCATGTTCCACACGGCTACTGTTGCGATCGCCAAAGACAAGCTCACGAACCAGGCGACGGCCGACAATGAACCCGCGAGCGAGGTGCTGTTGTACGAATCGCTACCCGCGAGCAGCATTCCGTTTCGCTTCGATACCGCCACCACGCTATTTGCCACGCAAGTGGCCATTCCAAATGCCCTCAATAAGCATCTCGCCTTCCAGCCCACGACCGAACAGACAGACGGCACCATCCGGTTCCGTCCGCCTTCGCCGACACTCAAGTGGCAGTTCTGGCCAAAACGAGACGGCCCCGTTCTCCCTGAATACGAGCTTTTCGAGGCGGTGGCAATTCATGAGTCGCTCCACCTGCTGGGCTTCGACTCGGTCGCGGAGGCGAGCACCACGCCGAGCACGCTGGACTCGTGGGATTTGTTCCGGTTTGCCGACACCAGTGTCCCGATCGACGCGATAGAGTTCGAGACGCTGCCCCGCGAGCTGCGGCCGACTGTCGACGCCACGGCGATCACCCTGCTCGGGAGCACGACGAAGGCGTACAAGCTGTCGCGCGGGAGACGAACCGGCGGGGACGGGTTTCAGGCAGCTCACTGGCGAAGCCTAAGTCTCCTCACTCCGCCGACCGCGATCGGTGTTATGGACCCGGGTGGTAGCTTTCCCATGTACTCGTCACTGGGCAAACGTTTGTACACTCGTGCGGATGTCGAGGCGCTAGATGTCATGGGATGGAACGTGAACCCAGACGCTGTCCAATACACGGCGGCAGATCCCGTGAATCTCGTCGCGCCCGCGGCGACCGCACAGTTCACGACCGGCGAAGCGATTACATTCTCATGGCAACCAGGACCGTTCAACGACTGGAGCGTGTTCATCACCCGGGTCGAGGAGATTGGCAACGACAACCCGATCAAAGTCTTTTACCAACTCCCGCCGGAGACGACGTCCGTCATTCTTGAGGCGGCCGAATCGCTCCCGCCCGGCGAGTATGTCTGGTCCGTTGTCGGCGCTACGGCGGCGGGATATGCGGACTCGGAGGATCGGAGCCTGACAATCCTCCCCGCGTGCGACCCCGACATCAACTGCGACGGAAACATCGATCAGGACGATATTGTCTGCATCGTCAGCGCCGTCGGGGGCGACCCGACCTGCGCCTGCGGCGATCCGGACTTCAACCAGGATGGCAATCTCGATCAGGAGGACGTCGCCCGCCTCACGGAAGTCGTCGCCGGCGGCCCGTGTCCGTAA
- a CDS encoding methylmalonyl-CoA mutase family protein — MTTTSRPQTTPVTQKVDPHAVTISGVVLDPSYGPASQGYREPEALRNMPRDLPAPGAYPYTRGLFPQGYRTRLWTMRQFAGFGSADDTNRRFKYLLEQAKGTNANTGLSTAFDLPTLMGRDSDDELSVGEVGKCGVAIATIEDMHRLYADIPVDRVTVSQTINGPAAVIWAMYLAHALQRGISWGSLGGTLQNDILKEFHSQNEFIYPPEPSVKLVVDTIEFQSRFVPKWNSVSISGYHIREAGSTAAQELAFTLRDGMEYVEASMERGLDVDAFAPRLSFFFNSHNEFFEEVCKLRAARRIWARVMKDRYGASSERSWYMKTHVQTAGCSLTEQQPLNNIVRVAYQAMAAVLGGCQSLHTDSMDETLGLPTEQAVTVALRTQQILAHETGVTRVADPLGGSWFVEQLTDTMERAALDLLHEIDAMGEYRDWRNPSRAGHAHESATPLAEHVAYQGRKTYGRGVVNGINRGYFRRAIAEASYRFSEECEAGDRIIVGVNAYIDPDEKRPIDILVIPDEVEIQQNERLADFKKRRDAAGVKAALDAIRKVCRGEVATFPALDAAGIRMGAASQAPAVSAGERADWNYGLHPTNVMPALVNGALANCTLGEMVQAMADIYGRYTGGPEW; from the coding sequence ATGACCACCACCTCGCGCCCGCAGACGACCCCGGTGACCCAGAAAGTCGATCCGCACGCCGTCACGATCAGCGGGGTGGTGCTGGATCCGTCGTACGGCCCTGCGTCGCAGGGCTACCGCGAGCCGGAGGCGCTGCGAAACATGCCGCGCGACCTGCCCGCGCCCGGCGCGTACCCGTACACGCGCGGGCTGTTCCCGCAGGGCTACCGCACGCGCCTGTGGACCATGCGCCAGTTCGCGGGCTTTGGCAGCGCCGACGACACGAACCGCCGGTTCAAGTACCTCCTCGAGCAGGCCAAGGGCACGAACGCCAACACCGGGCTCTCGACCGCCTTCGACCTGCCAACGCTCATGGGGCGCGACAGCGACGATGAGCTCTCGGTGGGCGAGGTCGGCAAGTGCGGCGTGGCGATCGCGACGATCGAGGACATGCACCGCCTGTACGCCGACATCCCCGTCGATCGGGTGACGGTGAGCCAGACGATCAACGGGCCGGCGGCGGTGATCTGGGCGATGTACCTCGCGCACGCGCTGCAGCGGGGCATCTCGTGGGGCAGCCTGGGCGGGACGCTGCAGAACGACATCCTGAAGGAGTTCCACAGCCAGAACGAGTTCATCTACCCGCCCGAGCCGAGCGTGAAACTGGTGGTGGACACCATCGAGTTCCAGAGCCGCTTCGTGCCGAAGTGGAACAGCGTGTCGATCAGCGGGTACCACATCCGCGAGGCCGGGAGCACGGCGGCGCAGGAACTGGCGTTCACGCTGCGCGACGGGATGGAGTACGTCGAGGCGTCGATGGAGCGCGGGCTGGACGTCGACGCGTTCGCGCCGCGCCTGTCGTTCTTCTTCAACAGCCACAACGAGTTCTTCGAGGAGGTCTGCAAGTTGCGGGCCGCCCGGCGCATCTGGGCGCGCGTGATGAAGGACCGCTACGGGGCGTCGAGCGAGCGGTCGTGGTACATGAAGACGCACGTGCAGACGGCCGGGTGCAGCCTGACCGAGCAGCAGCCGCTGAACAACATCGTGCGCGTCGCGTACCAGGCGATGGCCGCGGTGCTCGGCGGGTGCCAGAGCCTGCACACCGACAGCATGGACGAGACGCTGGGCCTGCCGACCGAGCAGGCCGTCACCGTCGCGCTGCGCACGCAGCAGATTCTCGCGCACGAGACGGGCGTCACGCGCGTCGCCGATCCGCTCGGCGGATCGTGGTTCGTCGAGCAACTGACGGACACGATGGAGCGGGCGGCCCTCGATCTGCTGCACGAGATCGACGCGATGGGCGAGTATCGCGACTGGCGGAACCCGAGCCGCGCCGGGCACGCGCACGAGAGCGCGACGCCGCTGGCCGAGCACGTCGCGTACCAGGGACGCAAGACGTACGGGCGGGGCGTGGTGAACGGCATCAACCGCGGCTACTTCCGGCGCGCGATCGCGGAGGCGAGCTACCGCTTCAGCGAGGAGTGCGAGGCGGGGGACCGCATCATCGTCGGCGTCAACGCGTACATCGACCCCGACGAAAAGCGCCCGATCGACATCCTGGTGATCCCCGACGAGGTCGAGATCCAGCAGAACGAGCGGCTGGCGGATTTCAAGAAGCGTCGCGACGCCGCCGGCGTGAAGGCCGCGCTCGACGCGATCCGCAAGGTCTGCCGGGGCGAGGTGGCGACGTTCCCCGCGCTCGACGCGGCGGGCATCCGCATGGGCGCGGCGTCGCAGGCGCCCGCCGTCAGCGCGGGCGAGCGGGCGGACTGGAACTACGGCCTGCATCCGACGAACGTCATGCCCGCGCTGGTGAACGGCGCGCTCGCGAACTGCACGCTTGGCGAGATGGTGCAGGCCATGGCCGACATCTACGGACGCTACACCGGCGGGCCGGAGTGGTAG
- the dapF gene encoding diaminopimelate epimerase, which produces MTPIPFEKVHGLGNDFVLIDALADAALSAVDWAALAPAACDRHTGIGADGVLVLLPPDRPGSHARMRIVNADGGDGGMCGNGIRCAARHLVEAHAAALRPAGVAHPLRLTIDVGDRTYAIDVETRDGRFLGATVDMGAPALPAGGPEPIPLHLLGRADVAASGWADACDLREGFVRVDMPNPHAVFFVGDVTRVALERVGPVIEHHPMFPLRTNVQFVQVLSTEHLRVRTWERGAGATLACGTGACAAVVAGSISGRCTRQATVSLPGGDLRVSWDGASGHVFMTGPAERVFAGQWRGPR; this is translated from the coding sequence GTGACCCCGATCCCCTTCGAGAAAGTGCACGGCCTGGGGAACGACTTCGTCCTCATCGACGCTCTCGCCGACGCCGCGCTCAGCGCGGTCGACTGGGCCGCTCTCGCCCCCGCGGCGTGCGACCGGCACACGGGCATCGGGGCCGACGGCGTGCTGGTGCTCTTGCCGCCCGATCGCCCGGGATCGCACGCCCGCATGCGCATCGTGAACGCCGACGGCGGGGACGGCGGGATGTGCGGCAACGGGATCCGCTGTGCCGCCCGTCACCTCGTCGAAGCCCACGCCGCCGCGTTACGCCCCGCCGGTGTTGCCCATCCGCTTCGCCTGACGATCGACGTCGGCGACCGCACGTACGCGATCGACGTCGAGACGCGCGACGGGCGCTTCCTCGGCGCGACGGTCGACATGGGTGCTCCCGCTCTGCCCGCGGGCGGCCCAGAGCCGATCCCGCTGCACCTGCTCGGCAGGGCCGATGTCGCTGCGTCCGGCTGGGCCGACGCGTGCGACCTGCGCGAGGGCTTCGTCCGCGTCGACATGCCCAACCCGCACGCCGTGTTCTTCGTCGGCGATGTCACGCGCGTGGCGCTGGAGCGCGTCGGCCCGGTGATCGAGCACCACCCGATGTTCCCGCTCCGCACGAACGTGCAGTTCGTGCAGGTGCTCTCGACCGAGCATCTGCGCGTGCGCACTTGGGAGCGCGGCGCGGGCGCGACGCTCGCCTGCGGCACCGGCGCGTGCGCGGCGGTCGTCGCCGGCTCGATCTCCGGGCGCTGCACCCGCCAGGCCACCGTCTCGCTGCCGGGCGGCGATCTCCGCGTGTCGTGGGACGGCGCGAGCGGGCACGTCTTCATGACCGGCCCGGCGGAACGCGTGTTCGCGGGCCAGTGGCGCGGGCCGCGCTAG
- a CDS encoding tetratricopeptide repeat protein, which yields MHPDAATSRRPPLLALAGLGVLLLAAGLQKVWSIDVWWQLRNGQWIVEHLDVPRSEMYSWTNAGAPLREMRWLYCAALYLLYARVGDWSMTLLQAAAVWSAWAITIWPFRRMLRHPLVPWIIGLGVAAGLGRWVMRPELATYVGVALSLALLSRLRGRDEPGDGHGAPTAHVPADAFASARAHGARPRPFPYLTVGSLVLMQVLWTNLHTLFFFGPLLAWCFVAGEGVQRAIDRARGAPRRPLVSLPLLAGAVGSTLACWANPYFHDGAMYVVQMFRETRAGHATNQFIGEMRSPTEMPLADWTWDLVAGAILACVGVTIAALNIRRFDVVRLGILALGVILFIQLQRNAPMLALMAAWAALGELRSLAAARRSSPHAGSPRAPSAASVLARRASPVAFLVACLLAAWFIASDRVGPRLNQPRESGFGVVEWTLPAGGVAFLAENPPSGRLFNTIRDGAYLIWRAHSIPVFIDGRTDAYGPQLLTEVSTISGADWDAFANARAIDAAILPTVGYDDLISTMARSPQWAPVFVDHRSVVFYRRTPAHATVIAAASPGLIAPPPPETFPPDTPPAWKRGVGAPTRAWRAEGFASAWFALGRPELARAWITRGLAAEPRNLNLRAFDATARLGAADDPEGWASLRALPRERRSGVLREASRALLSAPRFDLAERVLAEAIALEPDARDLHVARGDALFQGGRPRDALPCYVKAQDLGPAHANEWNKIATIEDALGNPANAERAAEASLNLDPNQALVWSMLGTYKGRRGELRGAITCFENALKIDPAQTRAAENLARAKAYLQQAAPKATTPPTTPTAPTTPIPPPPR from the coding sequence ATGCACCCCGACGCCGCAACGTCCCGCCGCCCACCGCTGCTCGCGCTCGCCGGGCTGGGCGTCCTGCTGCTCGCGGCCGGGCTGCAGAAAGTCTGGTCCATCGACGTCTGGTGGCAACTCCGCAACGGGCAGTGGATCGTCGAGCACCTCGACGTGCCCCGCAGCGAGATGTACTCGTGGACGAACGCCGGGGCACCGCTGCGCGAGATGCGCTGGTTGTACTGCGCGGCCTTGTACCTGCTGTACGCCCGCGTGGGCGATTGGTCGATGACGCTGCTGCAGGCCGCGGCGGTGTGGTCCGCGTGGGCCATCACGATCTGGCCGTTCCGGCGCATGCTGCGCCATCCGCTTGTGCCGTGGATCATCGGGCTGGGCGTCGCCGCGGGGCTCGGCCGCTGGGTGATGCGCCCGGAACTCGCGACCTACGTCGGCGTGGCGCTCTCGCTCGCGCTGCTGTCGCGCCTGCGCGGGCGCGACGAACCGGGCGATGGCCACGGTGCCCCCACCGCGCACGTGCCTGCCGACGCCTTCGCGAGCGCCCGCGCGCACGGCGCTCGCCCGCGGCCCTTCCCGTACCTCACGGTCGGCTCGCTCGTCCTGATGCAGGTCCTCTGGACCAACCTTCACACGCTCTTTTTCTTTGGCCCGCTCCTCGCCTGGTGCTTTGTCGCGGGCGAAGGCGTGCAGCGCGCCATCGATCGCGCCCGCGGCGCGCCCCGGCGCCCGCTTGTCAGCCTGCCCCTGCTCGCCGGCGCTGTCGGCTCGACGCTCGCCTGCTGGGCCAACCCGTACTTCCACGACGGGGCGATGTACGTCGTGCAGATGTTCCGCGAGACGCGGGCCGGGCACGCCACCAACCAGTTCATCGGCGAGATGCGCAGCCCCACCGAGATGCCGCTCGCCGACTGGACGTGGGACCTCGTCGCCGGGGCGATCCTCGCGTGCGTGGGCGTGACGATCGCCGCGCTGAACATCCGGCGCTTCGACGTCGTGCGTCTGGGCATCCTCGCGCTCGGCGTGATTCTCTTCATTCAGTTGCAGCGCAACGCGCCGATGCTCGCGCTCATGGCGGCGTGGGCCGCCCTGGGCGAACTGCGATCGCTCGCCGCCGCGAGACGCTCCTCGCCGCACGCCGGCTCGCCCCGCGCCCCGTCCGCCGCGTCCGTTCTCGCGCGGCGCGCGTCGCCCGTGGCGTTCCTCGTCGCCTGCCTGCTGGCGGCATGGTTCATCGCGTCGGACCGCGTCGGACCGCGCCTCAACCAGCCGCGTGAGTCGGGCTTCGGCGTCGTGGAATGGACCCTGCCCGCGGGCGGGGTCGCGTTCCTCGCCGAGAACCCGCCCTCCGGACGCCTCTTCAACACCATCCGCGACGGCGCGTACCTCATCTGGCGCGCCCACTCCATCCCGGTGTTCATCGACGGACGGACCGACGCCTACGGCCCGCAACTTCTGACCGAAGTCTCCACCATCTCCGGCGCCGATTGGGACGCCTTCGCCAACGCCCGCGCCATCGACGCCGCGATCCTCCCCACCGTCGGCTACGACGATCTCATCAGCACGATGGCCCGCTCGCCACAGTGGGCTCCCGTCTTCGTCGATCATCGCAGCGTGGTGTTCTACCGCCGCACGCCCGCGCACGCGACCGTGATCGCCGCGGCGTCGCCGGGCCTCATCGCGCCGCCCCCGCCCGAGACCTTCCCGCCCGACACCCCGCCCGCGTGGAAGCGCGGCGTCGGTGCGCCCACGCGCGCCTGGCGGGCCGAGGGGTTCGCGTCCGCGTGGTTCGCGCTCGGACGACCGGAACTTGCGCGCGCGTGGATCACGCGGGGGCTCGCGGCCGAGCCGCGGAACCTCAACCTGCGCGCGTTCGACGCGACCGCCCGCCTGGGCGCCGCCGACGACCCGGAGGGCTGGGCCTCGCTCCGCGCGCTTCCGCGCGAACGCCGCTCGGGCGTGCTGCGCGAGGCCTCGCGCGCCCTCCTCAGCGCCCCGCGATTCGACCTTGCCGAGCGCGTGCTCGCCGAGGCGATCGCGCTCGAGCCCGACGCCCGCGACCTGCACGTGGCGCGCGGCGACGCGCTGTTCCAGGGCGGCAGGCCCCGGGACGCCCTGCCGTGTTATGTAAAGGCGCAGGACCTCGGCCCCGCCCACGCCAACGAGTGGAACAAGATCGCGACCATCGAAGACGCGCTCGGCAACCCCGCCAACGCCGAGCGCGCCGCCGAGGCGTCCTTGAACCTCGACCCCAACCAGGCGCTCGTGTGGAGCATGCTCGGCACGTACAAGGGCCGCCGGGGTGAACTCCGCGGCGCGATCACCTGCTTCGAGAACGCGCTCAAGATCGACCCGGCGCAAACCCGCGCCGCCGAGAACCTCGCGCGCGCCAAGGCCTACCTCCAGCAGGCGGCTCCCAAGGCCACCACACCGCCGACCACCCCCACGGCCCCCACCACGCCCATTCCCCCGCCGCCTCGGTGA
- a CDS encoding 3-hydroxyacyl-CoA dehydrogenase NAD-binding domain-containing protein, with the protein MADVKTLGVIGAGQMGGGIAQVAAMAGIECVVFDAFPGAIEKCKGVHAKSLAKLVEKQKISQADADGAAGRVRFVTSLDALSGADWVVEAIVEDAAVKKDLFAKLAAMFPREDVVLATNTSSISITQIAAAAGGAASRVVGMHFFNPVPLMALVEVIPAMQTAPGVVERTIQLATKMGKTPLKASDRAGFVSNRVLMPMINEAFYAWMEGVAEPEAIDGIMKLGCNFPMGPLRLADFIGLDTCVHIMDVLADGLNNDRYRACPLLKQLVTAGRLGDKSRRGVYEYPAK; encoded by the coding sequence ATGGCGGACGTGAAGACGCTGGGCGTGATCGGTGCGGGGCAGATGGGCGGGGGCATCGCGCAGGTCGCGGCGATGGCGGGGATCGAGTGCGTGGTGTTCGACGCCTTCCCCGGCGCGATCGAGAAGTGCAAGGGCGTGCACGCCAAGAGCCTCGCGAAGCTGGTCGAGAAGCAGAAGATCTCGCAGGCCGACGCGGACGGCGCGGCGGGGCGGGTCCGGTTCGTCACGAGCCTGGATGCGCTGAGCGGGGCCGACTGGGTCGTCGAGGCGATCGTCGAGGACGCGGCGGTCAAGAAGGATTTGTTCGCGAAGCTGGCGGCGATGTTCCCGCGCGAGGACGTCGTGCTCGCGACGAACACGAGCAGCATCAGCATCACGCAGATCGCGGCGGCGGCCGGGGGCGCGGCGTCGCGGGTCGTCGGCATGCACTTCTTCAATCCCGTGCCGCTGATGGCGCTGGTGGAGGTCATCCCCGCGATGCAGACGGCGCCGGGGGTGGTGGAGCGGACGATCCAGTTGGCGACGAAGATGGGCAAGACGCCCCTGAAGGCGAGCGACCGCGCGGGGTTCGTGAGCAACCGCGTGCTGATGCCGATGATCAATGAGGCGTTCTACGCGTGGATGGAGGGCGTGGCCGAGCCCGAGGCGATCGACGGGATCATGAAGCTCGGGTGCAACTTCCCCATGGGCCCGCTGCGCCTGGCGGACTTCATCGGGCTCGACACGTGCGTGCACATCATGGACGTGCTGGCCGACGGTCTGAACAACGACCGGTACCGCGCGTGCCCGTTGCTCAAGCAACTGGTGACGGCCGGGCGATTGGGCGACAAGTCGCGCCGGGGCGTGTACGAATACCCGGCGAAGTAG
- a CDS encoding RecX family transcriptional regulator: MPTRPLTPDEKAYRAALRLLRVQDRSTAELRARLAKFPPAAVERTIARLVASNLLNDDALARRIADAAGERGESHALMRDRARRRSLPARAAARAIHAAPTDAALALAAARAAAARLPASLDAHARWRRVLGALARRGHDAEASLDAARAVLGEPPDPSDAHPSDADSATL; the protein is encoded by the coding sequence GTGCCCACCCGCCCGCTCACTCCCGACGAAAAGGCCTATCGCGCGGCGTTGCGCCTGCTCCGCGTGCAGGACCGCAGCACCGCCGAGCTGCGCGCCCGCCTGGCGAAGTTCCCGCCCGCCGCCGTCGAGCGCACCATCGCGCGCCTGGTCGCCTCGAACCTCCTGAACGACGACGCCCTGGCCCGGCGCATCGCCGACGCCGCCGGCGAACGGGGCGAATCGCACGCCCTCATGCGCGACCGTGCGCGCCGGCGCTCCCTCCCCGCCCGCGCCGCGGCCCGGGCGATCCACGCCGCCCCCACCGACGCCGCCCTCGCGCTCGCCGCCGCCCGGGCCGCCGCCGCCCGCCTGCCCGCCTCGCTCGATGCGCACGCCCGCTGGCGCCGCGTGCTCGGCGCGCTCGCGCGGCGCGGGCACGACGCCGAGGCCTCGCTCGACGCGGCCCGCGCCGTGCTCGGCGAGCCCCCCGACCCCTCCGACGCGCACCC
- a CDS encoding phosphatidylinositol-specific phospholipase C1-like protein, whose protein sequence is MHTPCTAVWTMLVVLASLLGACAAREGARASGGASGGAPHAAAFAEPFGDLRLNQVQVIGSHNSYKIAPEPALLAIIETTSRNQAQAIDYTHLRVADQLALGLRNLEIDICYDPDGGRYATPLGNKLLAASGATPKPFNADGSLDTPGFKVIHDTDFDFRSHHHDFRGYLAEMRAWSAKNPRHEPVIVTMNCKTGKSRFPGGVDCADFTEPAFEQLDATVREHLGEAHLCTPDLVRGGAETLEGAILSRGWPTIRELRGRFIFVLDEGGVKRERYVRGHPSLRGRVFFTTSDPGTPEAAILIINDPVKDQARIRDLVSKGYVVRTRADADTREARAGTRERFEAAKACGAQVITTDYPIPDRKINPDYMVRFDDGGFVRENPVTGAAGATRAAGDSRIARDEPR, encoded by the coding sequence ATGCACACGCCGTGTACCGCCGTCTGGACGATGCTGGTCGTGCTCGCCTCCCTGCTCGGCGCGTGCGCCGCGCGTGAGGGCGCCCGGGCGTCGGGCGGTGCATCGGGCGGCGCACCGCATGCCGCGGCGTTCGCCGAGCCGTTCGGCGATCTCCGACTAAACCAGGTGCAGGTGATCGGCAGCCACAACTCGTACAAGATCGCGCCGGAGCCGGCGCTGCTGGCCATCATCGAGACCACGAGCCGCAATCAGGCGCAGGCGATCGACTACACGCACCTGCGCGTCGCCGACCAGCTCGCTTTGGGGCTTCGGAACCTCGAGATCGACATCTGCTACGACCCCGACGGCGGGCGGTACGCGACGCCCCTGGGCAACAAGCTCCTCGCGGCGAGCGGCGCGACGCCCAAGCCCTTCAACGCCGACGGCTCGCTCGACACGCCCGGGTTCAAGGTGATCCACGACACCGACTTTGACTTCCGCTCGCACCACCACGATTTCCGCGGGTACCTGGCCGAGATGCGCGCGTGGTCGGCGAAGAACCCGCGTCACGAGCCGGTGATCGTCACGATGAACTGCAAGACCGGCAAGTCGCGGTTCCCGGGGGGCGTCGACTGCGCGGACTTCACCGAGCCCGCGTTCGAGCAGCTCGACGCGACGGTGCGCGAGCACCTGGGCGAGGCGCACCTGTGCACGCCCGACCTCGTGCGGGGCGGCGCGGAGACGTTGGAGGGCGCGATCCTCTCGCGCGGGTGGCCGACGATCCGTGAACTGCGCGGGCGATTCATCTTCGTGCTCGACGAGGGCGGCGTGAAGCGCGAGCGCTACGTGCGCGGGCATCCGTCGCTGCGCGGGCGCGTGTTCTTCACGACCTCGGACCCCGGCACGCCCGAGGCGGCGATCCTGATCATCAACGACCCGGTGAAGGACCAGGCGCGCATCCGCGACCTGGTGTCGAAGGGGTACGTCGTGCGGACGCGGGCCGACGCCGACACGCGCGAGGCGCGGGCGGGCACGCGCGAGCGGTTCGAGGCCGCCAAGGCCTGCGGGGCGCAGGTCATCACCACCGACTACCCCATCCCCGATCGCAAGATCAATCCGGACTACATGGTGCGGTTCGACGACGGCGGGTTCGTGCGAGAGAACCCGGTGACGGGCGCAGCGGGGGCAACCAGGGCCGCCGGCGACTCGCGCATCGCGCGCGACGAGCCTCGCTAG
- a CDS encoding tetratricopeptide repeat protein, producing MPSIAQLEKLLAADPNDPFVLYALAQEHAKHGATDTAVDFFDRCLAADPTYLYAYYHKARVQLEAGRADDARAALRTGIAAATQAGDAKALNELRALALDAED from the coding sequence ATGCCCTCCATCGCCCAACTCGAGAAGCTCCTCGCCGCCGATCCCAACGACCCCTTCGTGCTCTACGCCCTCGCCCAGGAGCACGCCAAGCACGGCGCCACCGACACCGCCGTCGACTTCTTCGACCGCTGCCTCGCGGCCGATCCCACCTACCTCTACGCGTACTACCACAAGGCCCGCGTGCAGCTCGAAGCCGGGCGCGCCGACGACGCCCGCGCCGCCCTGCGCACCGGCATCGCCGCCGCGACCCAGGCCGGCGACGCCAAGGCGCTCAACGAACTCCGCGCGCTCGCGCTCGACGCGGAGGACTAG